Proteins encoded by one window of Teretinema zuelzerae:
- a CDS encoding polysaccharide pyruvyl transferase family protein, which translates to MKIGVMTFWWSEDNYGQLLQCFALQKYLIESGHDAFLIRYDPRNDYKKDKFRVFKILNPKLVFFKITSFLFSKKKTNRQFNTFRSDFIKSTNVLYHHYKELVEHPPIADMYITGSDQVWNFPDSYVRYENLINAYFLNFGASDIKRISFAASFSRQKIGKSLQAYIKPLLSKFDYVTVREIEGLSLCRSLGCNNAKLILDPTFLINSNQYPITEKKDSNLKYIFVYLLGSKCYYPKTQIEQFASENHLGIKYVYSQGNMNKGIEASIHEWISLICNSEYVITNSFHGTVFAILFNKKFVSLPLSSFFKEANTRLNTLLSFFQLEDSKYQDDIKVCVNYEINWNSVNEKIIKYRDSISYLFY; encoded by the coding sequence ATGAAAATTGGTGTTATGACATTCTGGTGGTCAGAAGATAATTATGGGCAACTTCTACAATGCTTTGCATTGCAAAAATATTTAATTGAAAGTGGCCATGATGCATTTTTGATAAGGTATGACCCAAGAAATGATTATAAAAAAGATAAATTTCGAGTATTTAAGATTTTAAACCCGAAATTAGTTTTTTTTAAAATTACAAGTTTTCTTTTCTCTAAAAAGAAAACAAATCGACAATTTAATACATTTCGAAGTGATTTCATTAAATCTACTAACGTATTGTATCATCACTATAAAGAACTTGTTGAACATCCTCCGATTGCGGATATGTATATCACAGGGAGTGATCAAGTTTGGAATTTCCCTGATAGCTATGTTAGATATGAAAACTTAATTAATGCTTATTTTCTAAATTTTGGTGCATCTGATATAAAGCGAATATCATTTGCAGCAAGCTTTTCTCGACAAAAAATTGGTAAGAGTCTGCAAGCATATATTAAACCGTTATTAAGTAAATTTGATTATGTGACCGTAAGAGAAATAGAAGGTTTGTCATTATGTAGATCTTTAGGGTGTAATAACGCAAAACTGATCCTAGATCCTACATTCTTAATTAATTCAAATCAGTATCCAATAACAGAGAAAAAAGATAGTAATTTAAAATATATATTTGTTTATTTACTTGGTTCAAAATGTTATTATCCAAAAACGCAAATTGAACAATTTGCATCAGAGAATCACTTGGGTATTAAATATGTATATAGCCAAGGCAATATGAATAAAGGTATTGAAGCCTCAATTCATGAATGGATCAGCCTGATATGTAACTCTGAATATGTTATAACAAATTCATTTCATGGTACAGTTTTTGCAATATTATTCAATAAAAAATTCGTTTCATTACCATTAAGTAGTTTTTTCAAAGAAGCTAACACACGTTTAAATACACTTCTATCTTTCTTTCAATTAGAAGACTCGAAATACCAAGATGATATTAAAGTGTGCGTTAATTATGAAATAAACTGGAATAGTGTAAATGAAAAAATTATTAAATATCGAGATAGTATTAGTTATCTGTTTTATTAG
- a CDS encoding thiamine pyrophosphate-binding protein, translating to MVYDVREKMTHGYTDEKAIQVLISLLKAHGIRKVIASPGATNVSFIGSIQYDPFFTIFSCVDERSAAYMACGLAAESDEPVVLSCTGATASRNYLPALTEAYYRKLPILAITSTQLYSRIGHHIAQVIDRTQLPKDSVKLSVHLPIVKDDDDNWDCEIKINKAILELSRNGGGPVHINLPTTYSKNYDVKELPEVRVIRRYTASNELPPLPKGKIGVFVGSHKVFSEKETKVLDNFCAANDAVVFCDHSSNYYGKYRVLFCLVAAQQNFIDLNNRPDLLIHIGEITGDYYTLGFSGKVVWRVSEDGEIRDTMHRLQNVFEIPEISFFKYYTEEGQINNKKTYYEACLNQIALTNSKIPDLPFSNIWIASETAHIIPKNSTIHFGILNSLRSWNFFELPDSVTSSSNVGGFGIDGGMSSLLGASLVNQNRLYYCVIGDLAFFYDLNSLGNRHVGNNVRILLVNNGKGTEFRQFNHAGNQFADDTDKYIAAAGHFGNKSNVLVKHFAEDLGYLYLQASNKEEFASVIDTFTSPEIKRSMILEVFTTNQDESDALEIMMSLETNIQGKAKQFAKKVFNQNTINTIKKIIDK from the coding sequence TTGGTTTATGATGTGAGGGAAAAAATGACACATGGATATACAGATGAAAAAGCTATTCAGGTTCTAATTTCTTTATTGAAAGCACATGGTATAAGAAAAGTAATCGCCTCTCCAGGTGCTACAAATGTTTCTTTTATTGGAAGTATTCAGTATGATCCTTTTTTTACTATATTTTCATGTGTTGATGAAAGATCTGCAGCATACATGGCATGTGGGTTAGCGGCTGAATCAGATGAACCTGTTGTATTGAGTTGTACTGGGGCTACTGCATCAAGAAATTATTTGCCCGCTTTGACTGAAGCGTATTATCGCAAGCTGCCTATTTTAGCTATTACCTCTACCCAACTTTATTCTAGAATTGGTCATCATATAGCGCAAGTTATTGATAGAACTCAATTGCCTAAAGATTCTGTAAAACTTAGTGTGCATTTACCAATAGTGAAGGATGATGATGATAATTGGGATTGTGAAATAAAAATAAACAAGGCAATTCTAGAATTATCAAGAAACGGTGGTGGTCCGGTCCATATAAACTTACCTACTACTTACAGCAAGAATTATGATGTCAAAGAATTGCCCGAAGTTCGTGTAATTCGTCGCTATACTGCATCTAATGAATTGCCTCCTTTGCCTAAAGGAAAAATCGGCGTGTTTGTTGGATCGCATAAAGTTTTTTCCGAGAAAGAAACAAAAGTTCTCGATAATTTTTGTGCTGCGAATGATGCAGTAGTATTTTGTGATCATTCGAGCAATTACTATGGGAAATATAGAGTTCTATTTTGTTTGGTTGCTGCTCAGCAAAATTTTATTGATTTAAATAATCGACCAGATTTACTAATTCATATTGGGGAAATAACTGGAGATTATTATACATTAGGTTTTTCCGGAAAAGTAGTTTGGCGTGTAAGTGAAGATGGTGAGATACGAGACACGATGCATAGGTTGCAAAATGTATTTGAAATACCTGAAATAAGTTTTTTTAAATACTATACTGAAGAAGGTCAAATAAATAATAAGAAAACATATTACGAAGCATGTTTAAATCAAATAGCTTTAACTAATAGTAAGATTCCGGATCTTCCGTTCTCTAATATATGGATCGCCTCAGAAACTGCCCATATAATACCAAAGAATTCAACGATTCATTTTGGCATACTTAACAGTTTGCGTTCTTGGAATTTTTTTGAATTGCCAGATTCTGTAACATCTTCTTCTAATGTAGGAGGTTTCGGAATTGATGGCGGTATGTCATCTTTATTAGGAGCTTCATTAGTTAATCAAAATCGACTTTATTATTGCGTTATTGGTGACCTTGCTTTTTTTTATGATTTAAATTCGCTTGGGAATAGACATGTTGGTAATAATGTGAGGATTCTACTGGTAAATAATGGCAAAGGCACGGAATTTAGACAATTCAATCACGCAGGAAATCAATTTGCAGATGATACAGATAAATATATTGCCGCCGCTGGACACTTTGGTAATAAATCAAATGTTTTGGTAAAGCATTTTGCAGAAGATCTTGGATATCTATATCTACAAGCCTCTAATAAAGAAGAATTTGCATCTGTGATTGATACATTTACTTCACCTGAAATAAAACGATCAATGATACTTGAGGTCTTTACTACCAATCAAGATGAAAGTGATGCCTTGGAAATAATGATGTCACTTGAAACCAATATTCAGGGTAAGGCAAAACAATTCGCTAAAAAAGTATTCAATCAAAATACGATCAATACTATTAAGAAAATAATCGATAAATAA
- a CDS encoding NAD-dependent epimerase/dehydratase family protein, producing MKALILGGTGAIGQHLVNILSQSNIETFVTSRKSRESFGTVKFIQGNAQEDEFLISLLNQKFDMIVDFMVYSTIDFSKKINLLLQNTNQYVYISSSRVYAKSNVVLTENSPRLLDVCEDKKYLSTEEYALIKARQEDILFNNKRINWTIVRPYITYSNNRLQFGLLEKEGWLYRALYGHKVVFPVDLFEKKTTLTHGYDVARGVFSILGQESALSNAFHITNDISITWSDVWNCYKQTILHLTSKDPEIFLCGIKEFEKAHKGFYQLHYDRMYDRLFSNEKIKKYIDTSGFIHPAEGLNTCLSDFLSNLPIGESLISYGSEGSKDRISKEYWNFSDIRSLKNIFKYTIRRIGL from the coding sequence TTGAAAGCACTGATATTAGGCGGTACCGGTGCAATTGGACAACATTTAGTCAATATTTTATCTCAGAGTAATATTGAAACTTTTGTTACTTCTAGAAAAAGTAGAGAGTCATTTGGTACCGTTAAGTTTATACAAGGAAATGCCCAAGAAGATGAGTTCTTGATCAGCTTACTTAATCAAAAATTTGATATGATAGTTGATTTCATGGTTTACTCGACAATAGACTTTTCTAAAAAGATTAATCTTCTTTTACAAAACACCAATCAGTACGTTTATATTAGTAGTTCTCGTGTGTATGCCAAATCCAATGTAGTGTTAACAGAAAATTCTCCCAGGCTTCTGGATGTATGTGAAGATAAAAAATATCTATCAACTGAAGAATATGCATTGATAAAAGCTCGTCAAGAAGATATTTTGTTCAACAATAAACGAATTAATTGGACGATAGTACGCCCATACATAACGTATAGCAATAATCGATTACAATTTGGCTTATTAGAAAAAGAAGGTTGGCTTTACAGGGCTTTATATGGACATAAAGTCGTATTTCCCGTTGATTTATTTGAGAAGAAGACAACTTTAACACATGGTTATGATGTAGCCCGAGGTGTTTTTTCAATTTTAGGACAAGAATCCGCTTTATCAAATGCCTTTCATATTACAAATGATATATCAATAACTTGGTCGGATGTCTGGAATTGCTATAAACAAACTATACTACATTTAACTAGTAAAGATCCCGAAATATTTTTATGCGGAATAAAAGAATTTGAAAAGGCGCATAAAGGGTTTTATCAACTTCATTATGATAGAATGTATGATCGATTATTTTCTAATGAAAAAATTAAAAAATATATTGATACTAGTGGATTTATTCATCCTGCAGAGGGTTTAAATACATGTTTATCAGATTTTTTAAGCAATTTACCTATCGGAGAATCTTTGATAAGTTATGGTTCTGAGGGCTCGAAAGACAGAATTTCAAAGGAGTATTGGAATTTTTCGGATATTCGAAGTCTGAAAAATATATTTAAGTATACAATTCGTAGAATTGGTTTATGA
- a CDS encoding MATE family efflux transporter — MLVSLYTVRVVLEVLGAEDYGIYNVVAGVVTMFSFLSGAMATASQRYFSFNIGRQNYEQLEKTFSVTLTIYILLIFVIVVVAESFGLWFIYNKLVIPDNRILAAKWVYHFSILSFAITLITTPYMSSIIAHENMNVYAYVSIIEVSLKLFIVFILKKLPFDKLSMYGVLLFVVGFINTSIYRGYCKKHYVECKFKLGWDKELFKEISNFTGWSIFGAFSTVARNQAITILINQFFNPIIVASRAISSQVSYALTVFSANFNTSLYAPIVKEYALDNKTKMYSLIFNGCKITFILMWFFALPLCLRMEYVLTIWLNRLPEYVVFFTILSVIEVLINSISLPITTAARAPGKMKEYELVLGSLQLLIFIVSFIWIKYFDGTAEIVFYSAILINLIMFIVRLYIVNLLITLPIRKFMIEVLIPVLVVVLFSGLPAYFINRIFPQNFSSLLLITIITSLSSLILFFLVGLTRDQKLVLIHKIKAKIT, encoded by the coding sequence ATGTTGGTGAGTCTCTATACAGTTCGCGTTGTTCTCGAGGTATTGGGTGCGGAAGATTATGGTATTTATAATGTTGTAGCAGGCGTTGTTACTATGTTCAGCTTTTTAAGCGGAGCAATGGCGACTGCGAGCCAAAGATATTTTAGTTTTAATATAGGTAGGCAAAACTACGAACAGCTAGAGAAAACATTTAGTGTTACTCTCACTATTTATATTCTTCTTATATTTGTGATCGTAGTTGTAGCTGAATCTTTTGGATTATGGTTTATATATAATAAACTTGTAATACCAGATAATAGAATATTAGCTGCGAAATGGGTCTATCACTTTAGTATATTAAGTTTTGCGATAACTTTGATCACAACGCCGTACATGTCAAGTATAATCGCTCATGAAAATATGAATGTATATGCATATGTAAGTATTATTGAAGTCTCTTTAAAATTATTCATCGTTTTTATATTAAAGAAACTACCTTTTGATAAATTAAGTATGTATGGTGTACTTCTTTTTGTTGTTGGATTCATAAATACTTCAATTTATCGGGGATATTGTAAAAAACATTACGTAGAGTGTAAATTTAAACTTGGTTGGGATAAGGAATTATTTAAAGAGATATCAAATTTTACAGGGTGGTCCATATTTGGTGCATTTAGTACAGTTGCACGAAATCAAGCTATCACTATTCTTATAAATCAGTTTTTTAATCCAATAATTGTGGCATCTCGGGCAATTTCTTCTCAAGTAAGCTACGCATTAACAGTTTTTTCTGCAAATTTCAATACAAGTTTATATGCACCAATTGTTAAAGAATATGCTCTTGATAATAAAACAAAAATGTATTCACTAATATTTAACGGATGTAAAATTACATTTATCTTAATGTGGTTTTTTGCTCTTCCATTATGTTTAAGAATGGAATATGTATTAACAATCTGGCTCAATCGACTGCCGGAGTACGTCGTGTTTTTTACTATTCTTTCTGTTATTGAGGTGTTGATTAATTCAATCAGTTTGCCAATCACTACTGCAGCCAGAGCGCCAGGAAAAATGAAAGAATATGAGCTCGTTCTTGGGTCTCTTCAATTGTTAATTTTTATTGTATCGTTTATTTGGATAAAATACTTTGATGGAACAGCTGAAATAGTTTTTTATAGTGCCATCCTAATAAATCTAATTATGTTTATCGTTCGGTTATACATAGTGAATTTACTAATAACTCTCCCAATAAGAAAATTTATGATCGAAGTACTAATTCCTGTATTAGTTGTTGTTTTGTTTTCTGGTTTGCCGGCATACTTTATCAATAGGATTTTCCCCCAAAATTTCTCTTCATTGCTTTTGATTACTATTATTACTTCTTTGTCTTCATTAATTCTTTTCTTTTTAGTAGGACTTACAAGAGATCAGAAATTAGTTCTTATTCACAAAATTAAGGCAAAAATAACTTGA
- a CDS encoding helix-turn-helix transcriptional regulator: MTKMVMVGFTGMRRLVTERFLDSVFKADSIENIETLEEFFASPRGENIDWIVYSIFCLGIEIEEHLARLIELHPESRHACYSEFPVSASVALRCKKSGASYLLCNLNTQTELERLCASVALGRPWYPEHICALGQRAERDILVRSNGLSARQHTVLRCHFLGKTRKETGGELGITEKTVSTHRARCNEKMKTESQAGLFAAAVMMNLVSPFEVIRSPETEEIG; this comes from the coding sequence ATGACAAAAATGGTGATGGTCGGCTTTACCGGCATGCGGCGGTTGGTAACGGAACGGTTTCTTGATTCGGTGTTCAAAGCCGATTCGATTGAAAACATCGAAACGCTGGAAGAGTTCTTCGCTTCTCCCCGGGGAGAAAACATCGACTGGATCGTATACTCAATCTTTTGCCTCGGGATAGAGATAGAGGAACACCTTGCGCGGCTGATCGAACTCCATCCTGAAAGCCGCCATGCGTGCTACTCCGAGTTTCCCGTATCCGCCTCCGTGGCGCTTAGATGCAAAAAAAGCGGGGCTTCGTACCTTCTGTGCAACCTGAACACTCAAACAGAACTTGAGCGCCTCTGTGCGAGCGTCGCCCTTGGCCGCCCCTGGTACCCGGAACACATCTGTGCTCTCGGCCAACGCGCGGAAAGGGACATTCTTGTGCGTTCAAACGGCCTCTCCGCGCGCCAACACACCGTATTACGGTGCCATTTTTTGGGAAAAACGCGCAAGGAAACCGGCGGGGAACTGGGCATAACGGAGAAAACAGTCTCCACCCACCGCGCCCGCTGCAACGAAAAAATGAAAACCGAAAGCCAGGCAGGCCTCTTTGCCGCGGCCGTTATGATGAATCTCGTTTCGCCGTTCGAGGTAATCCGGAGCCCCGAAACGGAAGAAATCGGATAA
- a CDS encoding NlpC/P60 family protein gives MSALNWHKLAETGKKRFEQSDEKERWEAALLGFVGTPYRWGSEVPEGADCSGAVCFALAAATGLARRMTAESLYRTVFTVQGPAIRGISALFFISRKEKHEGGILKPAGGIHHVAGIVAEGIAVNMSEPEGRLREISDLKRVYDRYGYDMVARGLSRRAWERFAYPVQLAKEFDPEFYPYFEGEPA, from the coding sequence GTGAGCGCGCTTAACTGGCACAAGCTTGCAGAAACCGGCAAGAAGCGGTTCGAACAAAGCGATGAAAAGGAACGATGGGAGGCCGCCCTGCTCGGCTTTGTCGGAACCCCCTACCGTTGGGGCAGCGAAGTGCCCGAAGGAGCGGATTGCTCAGGAGCCGTGTGCTTCGCGCTCGCCGCAGCCACGGGACTCGCCCGGCGCATGACGGCAGAAAGCCTCTACCGCACCGTGTTTACCGTGCAGGGGCCCGCGATCCGCGGAATCTCGGCCCTCTTCTTCATCTCCCGCAAGGAGAAACATGAAGGAGGGATACTCAAACCCGCTGGCGGCATACACCACGTTGCCGGCATCGTCGCCGAAGGAATCGCCGTGAACATGAGCGAGCCTGAAGGACGCCTCCGCGAAATCAGCGATCTCAAGCGTGTATACGACCGCTACGGCTACGACATGGTCGCGCGGGGACTGAGCCGCCGGGCATGGGAGCGCTTCGCGTATCCCGTACAGCTCGCAAAGGAATTCGACCCCGAATTCTACCCTTACTTTGAAGGAGAGCCGGCATGA
- a CDS encoding DNA-binding domain-containing protein, translated as MLQIASVTNYLKTCLQPYLVRSANSDIVEVDELVDIMAAGRTTLSKPDIIGCLHLLQEELIKLVSDGKHVKTPVGSFYLSASGRLETKAQAFTPGIGDLDHEITLHFRTNKTVEAKMKSQARWERVETFDVTTAVIDSLSVVAREPGESAHAGDTLRVVGRRLKFDSADPECGLFIENESSSLRCPVYPDIAPSKLIAVLPADLPSGTWKVVAVTKPNGKKSKSGYYEKTIEVA; from the coding sequence ATGCTGCAAATCGCTTCCGTAACCAATTACCTGAAAACCTGCCTCCAGCCCTACCTGGTGCGCAGTGCCAATTCGGACATCGTGGAGGTGGACGAACTCGTTGACATCATGGCCGCAGGCCGCACCACCCTCTCCAAGCCGGACATTATCGGCTGCCTCCACCTCCTGCAGGAAGAGCTCATCAAGCTCGTGTCCGACGGGAAACACGTAAAAACCCCGGTGGGATCATTCTACCTCAGCGCGAGCGGACGGCTTGAAACCAAAGCCCAGGCATTTACCCCCGGCATCGGCGATCTCGATCACGAAATAACGCTGCATTTTCGCACCAATAAAACCGTAGAAGCGAAGATGAAAAGCCAGGCACGCTGGGAACGGGTGGAAACCTTCGACGTAACAACCGCCGTAATCGACAGCCTCTCCGTAGTCGCCCGGGAACCGGGAGAAAGCGCCCACGCGGGAGACACCCTCCGCGTCGTCGGCCGCCGCCTCAAATTCGACTCCGCAGACCCTGAATGCGGCCTCTTTATCGAAAACGAGAGCTCGAGCCTGCGCTGCCCCGTCTACCCGGACATTGCCCCGAGCAAACTCATCGCCGTGCTGCCCGCAGATCTCCCGAGCGGCACCTGGAAAGTAGTCGCCGTTACCAAGCCAAACGGGAAAAAAAGTAAAAGCGGCTACTACGAAAAAACCATTGAAGTAGCGTAA
- a CDS encoding BrnA antitoxin family protein, translating to MKKVTGFKPMDEAAKKRIEALANLPDSEVDTSDIPEWTKDDFARAIPFHSLYKPRKEQITARIDADVIAWLKSFGKGYQTLMNELLRKEMMESQGKPGKNVLSTKG from the coding sequence ATGAAGAAGGTAACTGGTTTTAAGCCCATGGACGAAGCGGCAAAGAAGCGGATCGAGGCGCTCGCGAATCTTCCCGATTCCGAGGTCGATACCAGCGATATCCCCGAATGGACTAAGGACGACTTCGCCCGAGCGATTCCCTTTCATAGCCTCTACAAGCCGCGAAAAGAGCAGATAACCGCCCGTATCGATGCCGATGTGATCGCCTGGCTCAAGAGCTTCGGGAAGGGGTACCAGACGCTCATGAACGAGCTATTGCGGAAAGAAATGATGGAGTCGCAGGGCAAGCCGGGAAAGAACGTTTTATCGACTAAGGGTTAG
- a CDS encoding helix-turn-helix domain-containing protein — MAIVKDAMKAMESTMTEESISRSNEIYEKELLLINLAELREKYNVKQSEIKGFSQPAVSRIEGRTDIKLSTLIKYLSQLDLDMEIKVRPRNPKNNGPKEVLLFHT; from the coding sequence ATGGCGATTGTCAAAGACGCGATGAAAGCGATGGAAAGTACAATGACTGAGGAGTCCATCTCCCGTTCGAACGAAATATACGAGAAGGAACTTTTACTTATAAATCTTGCCGAACTCCGTGAGAAATATAACGTAAAACAATCAGAGATTAAAGGTTTTTCGCAGCCCGCTGTGTCTCGCATAGAAGGCCGTACCGACATCAAACTTTCTACTCTTATTAAGTATTTATCGCAATTAGATCTTGATATGGAAATAAAAGTTCGCCCCCGGAATCCAAAAAATAACGGACCGAAAGAGGTTTTACTTTTTCATACATGA
- a CDS encoding type II toxin-antitoxin system RelE/ParE family toxin codes for MKELRVQAQGRKYRIAFLFTGERVCLLLTGDVKGGSEDKRFYKKLISEAETLYEQYLASS; via the coding sequence TTGAAGGAATTACGTGTGCAGGCTCAAGGTAGAAAATATCGAATTGCTTTTCTTTTTACCGGAGAGCGCGTATGTCTCCTGCTAACCGGCGATGTAAAAGGCGGTTCAGAAGACAAACGGTTCTACAAAAAGCTGATTAGTGAAGCTGAAACGTTATACGAGCAATATCTGGCTTCAAGCTGA
- a CDS encoding AbrB/MazE/SpoVT family DNA-binding domain-containing protein: protein MQTVVQKWGNSLGIRIPAVFAREFELKNGSSVDIIEDQGRLVIVPQKQSLDELLSLVTKENMHSSIETGGSVGKEEW from the coding sequence ATGCAAACTGTAGTCCAGAAGTGGGGAAATAGCCTTGGAATCAGAATTCCTGCTGTATTTGCAAGAGAATTCGAGCTTAAAAATGGAAGTTCAGTTGATATTATCGAAGACCAGGGGAGACTGGTTATCGTTCCCCAAAAACAATCGTTAGATGAATTACTCTCACTGGTAACAAAAGAGAATATGCATTCTTCGATTGAAACCGGCGGTTCTGTAGGGAAAGAAGAATGGTAA
- the mazF gene encoding endoribonuclease MazF, protein MVKNYTPEKGDIVWLDYTPQSGHEQRGRRPAIVLSKKAYNQKIGLALFCPITSKEKGYPFEVKIVGKKITGCVLSDQIKSLDWTERNIEYIEESNKDIIEEIIEKIELLIE, encoded by the coding sequence ATGGTAAAAAACTATACTCCGGAAAAGGGCGATATTGTTTGGCTAGATTATACTCCTCAATCGGGGCATGAACAAAGAGGACGAAGACCTGCAATAGTGTTATCAAAAAAGGCATATAACCAAAAAATCGGGTTAGCATTATTTTGTCCAATCACGAGCAAAGAAAAAGGGTATCCGTTTGAGGTGAAAATTGTTGGAAAAAAAATAACTGGATGCGTATTAAGCGATCAAATAAAAAGCCTGGATTGGACAGAAAGGAATATTGAATATATTGAAGAAAGTAATAAAGATATTATCGAAGAAATTATCGAGAAAATTGAGTTGCTGATAGAGTAA
- a CDS encoding nucleotidyltransferase domain-containing protein, with product MRLSENDRQAIKETCVTYFGTDEVYLFGSRVNDSASGGDIDLFIVPQAGESAEALFQRKVQFLVSLKQRIGDQKIDVVLAGDQSRAIEREARIKGIRL from the coding sequence ATGCGTCTTTCAGAAAACGACCGACAGGCTATAAAGGAAACGTGCGTTACGTACTTTGGTACGGACGAGGTGTATTTGTTCGGCAGCCGTGTTAACGATTCGGCTTCCGGCGGCGATATTGATCTTTTTATCGTGCCGCAGGCTGGAGAATCAGCAGAGGCGTTGTTCCAACGAAAGGTGCAGTTTCTGGTTTCGCTCAAACAACGGATCGGCGACCAGAAGATCGATGTAGTTCTTGCCGGGGATCAAAGCCGCGCGATCGAGCGCGAAGCTCGAATAAAAGGAATACGCTTATGA
- a CDS encoding mechanosensitive ion channel family protein, translated as MNAFFLNLFDRIPLSGYLKEIAAWAIILAALGLALFILNAVIKGILKTAVQKAVRKTHGEWDDILYDSGTIAALGKAVLPVLAKVFLTVLSPAGLAGAAGGLAAAGSAGNARFASFLIRCTDAWIAFALGSAAAAFLDAVNELYRAKNPELAKKKPIKGYLQLVKIFIWILTAIIAVTEILNISPVGLLSGVGAMSAVLLLVFKDSIMGFVSSIQLTANDLVRIGDWIEMPKYGADGDVIDITLQTILVRNWDLSVTSIPIYALTSDSFKNWRSMAESPGRRIKRTINIDMKTVRFLEDEDVERLSRIPLLAPWLAGRQAEIQAWNAERGIEGDGRVAGRHLTNLGTFRAYAEAYITAHPDIQPSMTRMARYLEAGATGLPLELYVFSREKAWVQYEGIIADIVDHLLSVMGEFGLRVFQNPSGWDMEKAMKGI; from the coding sequence ATGAACGCTTTTTTTCTCAATTTGTTCGACCGGATACCGCTATCCGGCTATTTGAAGGAAATCGCCGCGTGGGCGATCATTCTTGCCGCTTTAGGTTTGGCGCTGTTCATACTGAATGCGGTAATCAAGGGAATACTCAAAACCGCCGTGCAGAAGGCTGTGAGAAAGACGCACGGGGAATGGGACGACATCCTCTACGATTCGGGGACGATTGCGGCGCTTGGAAAGGCTGTGCTGCCGGTGTTGGCGAAAGTCTTTTTGACCGTGCTCTCGCCCGCCGGTCTTGCCGGCGCGGCAGGAGGGCTCGCGGCGGCAGGGAGCGCAGGGAACGCGCGGTTCGCCTCATTTTTGATCCGCTGCACGGACGCGTGGATCGCCTTCGCGCTCGGAAGCGCGGCGGCGGCCTTTCTGGACGCGGTAAACGAACTCTACCGGGCGAAAAACCCCGAACTGGCAAAGAAAAAGCCGATCAAGGGCTACCTCCAGCTCGTAAAAATCTTTATCTGGATACTGACCGCCATCATCGCGGTGACCGAAATCCTCAATATTTCTCCCGTGGGGCTCCTGAGCGGGGTCGGAGCGATGAGCGCCGTCCTCTTGCTGGTGTTCAAGGACAGCATCATGGGCTTCGTATCCAGCATCCAGCTCACCGCGAACGACCTCGTCAGAATCGGCGACTGGATCGAGATGCCCAAATACGGGGCCGACGGAGACGTGATCGACATAACGCTGCAAACCATACTGGTGCGGAACTGGGACTTGAGCGTAACGAGCATTCCCATCTACGCGCTCACCTCCGACAGCTTTAAAAACTGGCGATCCATGGCGGAATCTCCCGGAAGGCGCATCAAGCGGACGATCAACATCGATATGAAGACGGTGCGATTCCTGGAGGACGAAGACGTTGAGCGCCTTTCGCGCATTCCCCTGCTCGCCCCCTGGCTCGCCGGGCGGCAGGCGGAAATTCAGGCATGGAACGCCGAGCGCGGCATCGAAGGAGACGGCCGGGTTGCCGGGCGCCATTTGACGAATCTGGGCACCTTCCGCGCGTACGCGGAAGCCTATATAACCGCCCACCCGGACATTCAGCCGAGCATGACGCGCATGGCCCGCTACCTTGAAGCCGGAGCGACCGGCCTCCCGCTGGAACTCTACGTATTCTCCCGCGAGAAAGCCTGGGTCCAGTACGAAGGCATCATCGCCGACATCGTGGACCACCTCCTTTCCGTCATGGGAGAGTTCGGCCTCCGCGTATTTCAGAACCCCAGCGGCTGGGACATGGAAAAGGCGATGAAGGGGATCTAA